GAGCCAGGTCGAGCTTCACCGGTCTGCCGGTTTTGATCGATCGATACAAAGCGGTGATGATGCGCACATCCGCCAGCCCTTCCTTGCCCGATGGTTCGGGAGTCTCGTCATTAAGCACGCAGTTCGAAAAATACACTAGTTCGGGCGCGAACTGATCGCGTTTGGCAAACGCGCGCTTGCGCGTCTTGCCGCCTATGGTCAGGCGATGCGTGAGTTCTCGGCGGCGATTTCGTAGCCCGGGTCCAGCCGCAGATCGCCTTTCGTACCGACAACCTGGTACATGGAAACGTCGGACGAGCCGAACCCGCTGACGAACTGCGCGAGGCGCTGATTCGGAAAGCGCATGGTCACGCCTACCATTTCCTCTATTTCCGAAAATCTCTCCTCACCGTTATTGGCGGCATACGCGAATACTTCCGTGGGCTCCTCGCGAAAAAGATAACGCGCAGCGTTGATGCAGTAAATCCCCATGTCATAGAGCGTGCCGCCGCCCAGGGCTTTTTGCAGACGAATATCGCCGGCCTTGATCTGCTGCGCGAACAGCGAGCTGAAAAAGCGCGGTTCACCGATCTTGCCCGATTGCACGATTTCCGCAGCCTTGAGGTTCGCTTCCTCGAAATGCAGGCGGTATGCGATCATAAGCTTGACCCGATACAGTTCAGTCGCCTTGATCATCGCCTCGCATTCTCTGACCGTCACCGCCATCGGCTTTTCGCACAGCACGTGAATGCCGGCACGCGCCGCCCGTTCCGTATATTCACGATGCAGATTGTTGGGCAGCGCAATGTAGACGGCATCGACCTCGCCACTTTTCAGGCATGCCTCGTATTGTTCGTAGGAATAAGTGTTCGGGACGTTATATTTTCTGCCCAGTTGTTTCAGCTTCAGCGGATCGTCCGAAACGAGCGCCGTCAGTTGGGAGTTTTTGCTCGCATGTGCAAAAGACGGCAGGACCGCAATCTGCGCGATGTAGCCGAGGCCGACAACGGCATAGCGGATTTTTCGCTTGGCAGCCTGACGTTTATTCATTGCCGATGCCTGCTGCGGTCTCTGCCCCAGCGCCGATATCTTCTTCAACGCCGCAAAGACCGAGGGCTTTCGCGCGTCCGGGTTTTTGCGCTGGTTTGTCCGGCTTCGCATGTTTGTCTTGGTCCCGGCTTTGGAAGTTTGTTCCGCAAAATCTTTCGCAGAGCTGGCAGTCATGGTTCGTCCTTTTAGGCAAATGCTAACGACACTTCGGGCTCGTAAGCCCGAGGCTCGCAGCAGCATCTGTGCCCGCTGGCGAGTGGTTCGCGCGAACCCAGCAAGGCCGCGAGAGCGCGTGATTGGCGCTGCATGCTTACTGTAAGACTTACACAAGTATGTAAATTGCACTCATAAGGGCGGTAAGAATTGCTCAATACGCAGCTATCACGCTCCCTGTATTGCAGCAGAGTGTTCGTTCTGCAACGGCATCATTTTTGCTGATGCGTGCATAACGCAATGATGCCGGGCAGTGCCTATGCGCTGCTTCAGACGCCGCGAAATCACTGTCAACCGCCCATTCACCTCAAAGGATACGCCATGAAGCTCAAACATATCGCCTTGGTCGCCGCCCTGATGTCAGGCGGGATACTGACAGCCACTCCGATCAACGCCGCGGACAATGTCGATAAGGCCGCGATGCGGCAGGCCGGCGGTCAAGTCGCCGAGCAGGACAAGAAGTTCGCCTTGGAAGCTGGCAAAATCGGCATGGCCGAAGTCGCCGCCGGTAAGCAGGCAGCCGAGAAGGGCACGGCGCCGGTCAAGGAATTCGGTCAGCACATGGTGCAGGACCACGGCATGGCGAACAAGAAGTTGATGCAGATCGCCGAGGACAAAGGCATTCAGTTGCCGCAACAGGTCGATAAAAAGCACCAGAAGATAATGGATAAGATGGCCGACATGTCGGGCGCCAACTTCGACAAGGAATATCTGGACGCGCAAGTCAAGGATCACAAGAAAGCCATCAAGGTTTTTGAGAAGCAGGCCGAGGACGGCAAGGATCCGGCACTCAAGCAATTTGCCGCCGAAACGCTGCCGACTCTGCAGGAGCATTTGAAGATGGCGCAGGATTTGCGGAAAAAAATGGCGAAGGCATAAGTCGTTTTAAGTCTCAGGCGACTTGCGTTCGCCGCTCGCGGCGACGGCGAATGTGCAGCGTTGCACGTACTGTTTGCGAGATCGTTACGATAGCAAGCTCGTCGCCCGCGGTATTGGCTTTTTGTTCGAGGGCGCTGGTTTCGCCCTGCTCAAGGCTCGCACGCCCAGAACAGCAAGATAACGCGATCGCAAAGAAAATCATGTCAGTATTGGCCGCTCAGGTTTTGCCCGCGCGCGAAAGTGTGCAACGCGCATTTACGCGCGATTATCAGAAGGTCCGCGCGGAAACAGAACGGTTGTGCGAACCGTTGGAAACCGACGACTACAACATGCAGTCGATGGCGGATGTCAGTCCGCCGAAGTGGCATCTGGCGCACACGACGTGGTTCTTCGAAAATTTCGTACTCGCCGCGTTCGTGCCCGGCTACCTGCCGTTCCATCCGAAGTTCGGCTATCTGTTCAACTCGTATTATCAGACTGTCGGAGCATTTCATCCGCGCGTTCAGCGCGCGTTGTCGAGGCCGACGGTCGCGCAGGTTTACGAATATCGCAGGCATGTCGATATGCGGATGCGCGAGCTGTTGATCCGTGCCGAAGGCGAGGCCCTGCAGGAAATCGGCGCGCGAATCGAACTCGGCTTGCATCACGAACAGCAGCACCAGGAATTGCTTCTCACCGATATCAAGCATGTGTTCGCCAGCAATCCTTTGCGCCCGGCTTATCATCGAGCGCCGCGGCGGCAAGAAGGCTCGACGGCGCTAGGCTCGACGGCGCTGCGTTTTCTTGAATATTCCGGCGGCTTGAAGCAGATCGGGCATGACGGCGCAGCCTTCGCCTACGACAACGAGATGCCGCGGCACCCGATCTACGTGGCCGGCTATGAGCTCGCTTCCAGATTGGTCAGCAACGGCGAGTTTTTGCGATTTATCGAAGCGGGAGGATACCGCGATTCGCGTCACTGGTTGTCCGAGGGCTGGAACGCCGTCAACGAGCGCGGCTGGAGCGCGCCCCTGTACTGGGAGCGCGACGAAACTGGCGCGTGGCAGGTCATGACGCTATCGGGCATGGCGGCGATCGACGAAGTCGAACCGGTCTGCCACGTCAGTTACTTCGAAGCTGATGCCTACGCGCGCTGGGCCGGCAAACGCCTGCCTACCGAGGCCGAGTGGGAGCTTGCCGTCCAGGCTTTGCCGATACAGGGAAATTTTCGCGAAAGCGGCAGGCTGCATCCGCAACCGGCAGAAAAGTGCGCATCCGGGGGCCCAGCGCAAATGTTCGGCGACGTATGGGAATGGACGCAAAGCCCGTATTCGGCATATCCAGGCTACCAGCCGCCAACCGGATCGCTGGGCGAATACAACGGCAAATTCATGTGCAACCAGTTCGTGCTGCGCGGCGGGTCGTGCGCGACGCCGCGCTCGCACATGCGCGCGACCTACCGCAATTTCTTCACCGCTGCCGACCGCTGGCAATTCAGCGGCATACGATTGGCGCAGGATCGCCCGGCGCGGAGTTCCCAGGACCAGCAGGCGCACAATCCATGAATGCCCTGACCGCGCAGAAAGCATCCGGCCGCGTGCGCCTTTCGGACTTGCAGCCGGAACCCGCGAACTTTGCCGACGATGTGGCCGCTGGTCTGAGTCAGCCGCAAAAAACGATTCCTCCCAAGTTTTTTTATGACGCGCAAGGGTCGCGACTGTTCGACGCGATCTGCGAGACACGAGAGTATTATCCGACGCGCACGGAAAGCGCGATCCTGCAGCAGCGCGCCGGGGAAATCTCCGAACTCGTCGGTACCGGTGTGCAACTGATCGAGATCGGCAGCGGCAACAGCCAGAAAGTCAGGCTGCTGCTCGATGTGCTGAAACCGGCGTCGTACATGCCGCTCGATATTTCACGCGAGCATCTGGAGCAGGCGGCCGATGCCATGGCGCGCGACTACCCCTGGCTCGAGGTCCATGCTGTTTGCGTCGATTACATGCAGCCGACGTTCGCACTGCTGCCGCGCTCGGCGCTCAGGAAGCTTGCGTTCTTTCCGGGCTCAACGATAGGGAATTTCGAGCCGCACGAAGCGCTCGCGTTTCTGAGACGATTGCGCCGGCTGGTCGCGCCGGGCGGGGCTGTATTGATCGGCGTCGATCTGAAAAAAGACGCCGGCATTCTCAATCGCGCCTACAACGACGCGAGCGGCGTAACAGCGCGTTTCAATCTAAACCTGCTCGCGCGCATCAATTGCGAACTGGACGCGGACTTCGACCTTGCGCAATTCGAACACGACGCGTTTTACAACGCGGCGATGGGGCGCGTCGAAATGCATCTGGTCAGCGCCCGCGTACAGAATGTTCGCGTGCGCGGCGAGCGTTATGCGTTCGAGTGCGGCGAAACGATACACACCGAAAACTCATACAAATACAGCGTGGCGCAGTTCCAGGTTATGGGCGAGGCAGCGGGTTTTAACGAGGTTCGCACCTGGACTGACGCCGACTGCTTATTCAGTCTGCACTACCTGGCCGGACCCGAGCCGGAACCAGAATGACATGGGTTTAAAACGAAGGAATGCGCGGGAACGACAATAGCGCGCGCTAGGCTTGTTCGTATCTGGCTGGGTTCGCCTGACCGACATTGCCGGTCGCCTTATCGATCAGGATTCGAAGCTGGGCGGCTAACGATCGGACCTCCGGTTCATGCAACATCCAGTTATGAGAGATCGGAAGCTCATAATGCTCAACGCTGGCGCCGGCGAATTGGTTCCAGCTTGATCGTTTCGCAGGCCGGCGCGGCGGTAAGCGATCGCACGTCCAGATCAGTTGCATTTTTCCGGGATAGAGGCGAGGCACATACTTGGGTCGCGCTTGAATCAAAACACTCTGCAGATACCGCCAAAACACGTCGCGTGGAATTGAAATACGACGAGTTAAACAAAGCTTCAAAACGTGCCTTTTCAGCGAAATAGGCATCACGTCTGCGACCCTCGGCGAAAATACATACGCTAATACCTTGGGGATACTAAGTAGCGCGCGGAGCCTGCGCGCATGGTCGCCCCAACTTTTCCTGCTTGTGACGCCCGGCCCCGCGCCAACCGGATCCAACATCGCGAGCAAAGCGACATCTTCCCCTTCAGCCCGCAGTTGCTGCGCCATCTCGAAGGCCACCATGGCTACGGCGCATTCGCCGATCAGATAATAGGGGCCATGAGGCTGGACCTGCCGGATCTCTCTCAAATTGGGCGCTGCCATTTCCTCGGTGCGCCGCAAGGGTGGATAACGCAAGTCCAGACCTTGCGGATTCAAACCGTAGAACCGCTGTCCCACGCCCAGATGCTTTCCGAGGATGCGCAGATCAACGCCCGGGCTGATATGCACGAAGAACAGTGGCGACGTATCACCTGTGGGATTAATCGGCACCAAAGAAATCCAGTCATCCAACGGACTGGCCTGGCCTAAAGTCTTGGCAAGATCAGCGGTGGTCGGCGCCTGAAAGACGGTTGCGAACGACAAG
This window of the Burkholderiales bacterium genome carries:
- a CDS encoding DUF4142 domain-containing protein, coding for MKLKHIALVAALMSGGILTATPINAADNVDKAAMRQAGGQVAEQDKKFALEAGKIGMAEVAAGKQAAEKGTAPVKEFGQHMVQDHGMANKKLMQIAEDKGIQLPQQVDKKHQKIMDKMADMSGANFDKEYLDAQVKDHKKAIKVFEKQAEDGKDPALKQFAAETLPTLQEHLKMAQDLRKKMAKA
- a CDS encoding ergothioneine biosynthesis protein EgtB, which encodes MSVLAAQVLPARESVQRAFTRDYQKVRAETERLCEPLETDDYNMQSMADVSPPKWHLAHTTWFFENFVLAAFVPGYLPFHPKFGYLFNSYYQTVGAFHPRVQRALSRPTVAQVYEYRRHVDMRMRELLIRAEGEALQEIGARIELGLHHEQQHQELLLTDIKHVFASNPLRPAYHRAPRRQEGSTALGSTALRFLEYSGGLKQIGHDGAAFAYDNEMPRHPIYVAGYELASRLVSNGEFLRFIEAGGYRDSRHWLSEGWNAVNERGWSAPLYWERDETGAWQVMTLSGMAAIDEVEPVCHVSYFEADAYARWAGKRLPTEAEWELAVQALPIQGNFRESGRLHPQPAEKCASGGPAQMFGDVWEWTQSPYSAYPGYQPPTGSLGEYNGKFMCNQFVLRGGSCATPRSHMRATYRNFFTAADRWQFSGIRLAQDRPARSSQDQQAHNP
- the egtD gene encoding L-histidine N(alpha)-methyltransferase; this translates as MNALTAQKASGRVRLSDLQPEPANFADDVAAGLSQPQKTIPPKFFYDAQGSRLFDAICETREYYPTRTESAILQQRAGEISELVGTGVQLIEIGSGNSQKVRLLLDVLKPASYMPLDISREHLEQAADAMARDYPWLEVHAVCVDYMQPTFALLPRSALRKLAFFPGSTIGNFEPHEALAFLRRLRRLVAPGGAVLIGVDLKKDAGILNRAYNDASGVTARFNLNLLARINCELDADFDLAQFEHDAFYNAAMGRVEMHLVSARVQNVRVRGERYAFECGETIHTENSYKYSVAQFQVMGEAAGFNEVRTWTDADCLFSLHYLAGPEPEPE